A window from Apostichopus japonicus isolate 1M-3 chromosome 2, ASM3797524v1, whole genome shotgun sequence encodes these proteins:
- the LOC139955836 gene encoding receptor-type tyrosine-protein phosphatase T-like, protein MEVTNKALQSQNIRTVMQMQCLGWPNNETVANSPELLLHCIHQLSKWCKESAIDRVLVHCMNGVGRTGVFCGLVAALDQAQAVKEVDIFQLISNMRSAQPLMIQNLEQYQCIFDAVLINLEMESSTYENL, encoded by the exons ATGGAAGTTACTAACAAAGCTCTGCAG TCTCAGAATATCCGTACCGTGATGCAAATGCAGTGTCTTGGTTGGCCAAATAACGAGACAGTCGCTAACTCACCAGAGCTGCTGTTGCATTGCATTCATCAGCTCAGCAAGTGGTGCAAGGAAAGTGCAATTGATCGTGTTCTGGTACATTGCAT GAATGGTGTTGGTAGGACTGGTGTCTTTTGTGGATTAGTAGCAGCTTTGGATCAAGCTCAAGCAGTCAAGGAAGTTGATATATTCCAACTCATTAGCAACATGCGCTCAGCTCAGCCACTCATGATCCAAAACCTG GAGCAGTACCAGTGTATCTTTGATGCAGTGCTGATAAACTTGGAGATGGAAAGCAGCACATACGAAAATTTGTAG